One genomic region from Nostoc sp. C052 encodes:
- the modD gene encoding ModD protein yields the protein MSVFFSDEAIARLIQEDVPYLDLTTYGLGIGKQPGEIEFSTRHPMTICATEEAARVLKYCGAEVHYQVESGTVCQEKQLVLQASGTAQALHSGWRIALNLMEYASGIASRTRVLVNTASSVNQSVSIVTTRKCFPGTRALSIKAVLAGGGFFHRLGLSETVLIFNQHLIFMGGIGGLIERMNELRLQFPEQHICVEVDTPKDAWMAAQAGVDLIQFDKIPLLDLELLVLKLKQQYPNLKLAAAGGITSENIKDYASTGVNILVTSSPYFGKPCDIAVKMTMAQ from the coding sequence ATGAGTGTTTTCTTCTCAGATGAGGCGATCGCTAGGTTAATTCAGGAAGATGTTCCCTACCTAGATTTGACAACCTACGGACTTGGCATTGGCAAGCAACCTGGTGAAATCGAGTTTTCTACCCGTCATCCGATGACCATTTGCGCTACTGAAGAAGCAGCCAGAGTATTAAAATATTGTGGTGCCGAAGTTCATTATCAAGTCGAAAGTGGTACAGTCTGCCAAGAAAAGCAATTAGTTCTTCAAGCTAGTGGCACTGCTCAAGCTTTGCACAGTGGCTGGAGAATTGCTTTAAATTTGATGGAATACGCCTCCGGCATTGCTTCGCGTACAAGAGTATTAGTGAATACTGCTTCATCAGTAAATCAGTCAGTTTCTATTGTGACTACTCGTAAATGTTTTCCAGGTACTAGAGCGCTTTCCATCAAAGCAGTTCTAGCTGGCGGAGGATTTTTTCATCGCTTAGGATTATCTGAAACAGTTCTGATCTTTAACCAACACCTGATATTCATGGGAGGTATAGGTGGGTTAATTGAGCGCATGAATGAACTGCGACTACAGTTTCCAGAACAACATATTTGCGTTGAAGTAGATACACCAAAAGATGCTTGGATGGCTGCTCAAGCAGGTGTAGATTTAATTCAGTTTGATAAAATTCCCCTACTAGACCTTGAGCTTCTAGTTTTGAAATTGAAGCAGCAGTATCCAAACTTAAAACTAGCAGCAGCTGGTGGTATTACCTCTGAAAATATAAAGGATTATGCTAGTACTGGTGTAAATATTTTAGTGACAAGTTCACCGTACTTTGGTAAACCATGCGATATTGCAGTCAAAATGACAATGGCACAGTAG
- a CDS encoding iron uptake porin, whose amino-acid sequence MSTFLHNSLLIAPILLAVSLINAQGASAIPADMQTTEFQVKEDVVAQTDNQAVVTAPIGVTSSDQIPQFNDRSSKNPNSVMSQVTSVSQLSDVQPTDWAFQALQSLVERYGCIAGYPNGSFQGNRAMTRYEFAAGLNACLNRVNELIATSPTNDLNDSATLIKHCCAA is encoded by the coding sequence ATGTCTACTTTTTTACATAATTCATTGTTGATTGCTCCAATCTTATTAGCAGTTAGTCTGATCAATGCTCAAGGTGCATCAGCTATTCCAGCAGATATGCAGACTACCGAATTCCAGGTAAAAGAAGATGTGGTTGCTCAAACAGATAATCAAGCTGTTGTGACTGCACCTATCGGCGTTACTTCATCTGACCAGATCCCGCAGTTCAACGATCGCAGCAGCAAAAATCCGAACTCTGTCATGAGTCAGGTTACTTCAGTCTCTCAATTATCTGATGTACAACCTACAGATTGGGCATTCCAGGCTTTACAATCTTTAGTTGAGCGCTACGGTTGTATAGCTGGATATCCTAATGGCAGCTTCCAAGGAAATCGGGCAATGACTCGTTATGAGTTTGCCGCAGGTCTTAACGCTTGTCTGAATCGGGTTAATGAATTGATTGCTACTAGTCCCACAAATGATTTGAATGATTCGGCTACACTTATTAAGCATTGTTGTGCCGCTTGA
- the modB gene encoding molybdate ABC transporter permease subunit, with translation MSLDLSPLWISLKTSLLATFITFFLGIWAAYWMLGYRGKGKSLIEGVFVAPLILPPTVVGFLLLLFFGKNGPVGKLMEPLDFSIVFTWYGAAIAATIVSFPLMYKTALGAFEQIDTNLLRVARTLGATEVAIFWRISLPLALPGIVAATTLAFARALGEFGATLMLAGNIPGQTQTIPMAIYFAVEAGAMNEAWFWAIAIMVISLSGIIGVNYWQEIREKRRQEGRGEQGRQRGHGRESFSLSVPDSAVGLFVDIEKRLPSFHLKVSFNTNEQPLGLLGGSGAGKSMILRCIAGIETPTIGRIVLNGRVLFDSEQRINLPSRDRRIGFLVQNYALFPHMSVAQNIAFGLPKGLSALNIRALLEEQLIAMQLEGLGSRYPHQLSGGQQQRVALARALASQPEALLLDEPFSALDTHLRSQLEQQMTETLADYQGVTLFVTHNMEEAYQICPSLLALEHGLAVHYGSKYDIFEHPATVGVAQLTGCKNFSRVVFESSNQVQALDWACSLQVIEPINSELSHVGIRAHQLIFTNDSSQVNTFPCWLAQTVETPHRMTLFLKLHSGSNSHQDYHLQAEVFKEKWATIKDEPFPWYVRLDPLRLILME, from the coding sequence ATGTCACTGGATTTATCGCCCCTCTGGATATCACTTAAAACTTCATTACTTGCAACATTCATTACCTTCTTCCTTGGCATTTGGGCTGCTTACTGGATGTTGGGATATCGCGGCAAAGGTAAATCCTTGATTGAGGGTGTCTTTGTTGCTCCTCTGATTTTACCCCCCACAGTTGTCGGCTTTTTACTGCTGCTATTTTTTGGTAAAAATGGCCCTGTAGGTAAACTCATGGAGCCTTTAGACTTCAGCATCGTTTTTACCTGGTATGGTGCAGCGATCGCAGCCACAATTGTTTCCTTCCCATTAATGTATAAAACTGCATTGGGAGCCTTTGAACAAATTGACACTAATCTCTTACGGGTAGCCAGAACTCTTGGTGCAACGGAAGTAGCAATCTTCTGGCGCATCAGTCTACCTTTAGCACTGCCCGGAATTGTAGCGGCTACAACTCTCGCCTTTGCCCGTGCTTTGGGTGAATTTGGTGCCACGTTGATGCTGGCGGGCAATATCCCAGGACAAACGCAAACAATTCCAATGGCAATATATTTTGCTGTGGAAGCAGGAGCAATGAACGAAGCCTGGTTTTGGGCGATCGCCATTATGGTAATTTCTTTATCTGGAATTATTGGGGTCAACTATTGGCAGGAAATTAGAGAGAAGAGGAGACAGGAGGGACGAGGGGAACAAGGGAGACAAAGGGGACACGGAAGAGAATCGTTTTCATTGTCTGTACCTGACTCCGCAGTAGGACTATTTGTGGATATTGAAAAACGACTGCCGAGTTTTCATCTTAAGGTTTCCTTTAACACCAATGAGCAACCCTTGGGATTGTTGGGGGGTTCTGGAGCAGGTAAGAGCATGATTTTGCGCTGCATTGCCGGCATAGAAACGCCCACAATTGGGCGTATAGTCTTAAATGGCAGAGTCCTGTTTGACTCAGAACAACGAATAAATCTGCCAAGCCGCGATCGCCGTATCGGTTTCTTAGTGCAGAACTATGCTCTCTTCCCACACATGAGTGTGGCGCAAAATATTGCTTTCGGCTTACCCAAAGGATTATCTGCTCTTAATATCAGGGCGCTCTTAGAAGAACAGCTAATAGCCATGCAGTTAGAGGGATTAGGCTCACGCTATCCGCACCAATTATCTGGAGGTCAACAACAAAGGGTAGCTTTAGCCAGAGCATTGGCAAGTCAGCCAGAAGCATTGCTACTGGATGAGCCGTTTTCCGCACTCGATACCCACTTGCGTAGTCAACTAGAACAGCAAATGACAGAAACTCTAGCTGATTACCAAGGCGTAACTCTATTTGTTACCCATAATATGGAAGAAGCTTACCAGATTTGCCCTAGCTTATTGGCATTAGAACATGGTTTAGCAGTGCATTATGGCTCCAAATACGATATTTTTGAGCATCCCGCCACTGTAGGTGTCGCCCAATTAACCGGGTGCAAGAACTTCTCTCGTGTTGTTTTTGAATCATCAAATCAGGTGCAAGCACTTGATTGGGCTTGTAGCCTCCAAGTAATTGAACCCATCAACAGCGAATTATCCCACGTTGGCATTCGCGCTCATCAGCTCATTTTTACCAACGACTCATCACAGGTGAATACTTTTCCTTGCTGGCTAGCACAGACAGTTGAAACACCTCACCGAATGACGTTATTTTTAAAACTACATTCTGGTAGTAATAGTCATCAGGATTACCATCTGCAAGCAGAAGTCTTCAAGGAAAAATGGGCAACCATAAAAGACGAACCTTTTCCTTGGTATGTGCGTTTAGATCCTCTGCGCTTAATTTTGATGGAGTAG
- a CDS encoding molybdopterin-binding protein: MEVSARNSLKGTIKKIHAGAVNSEVTLEIVPGVEVTAIITKESVDHLQLQEGKQAIAVIKASDVIIATK, from the coding sequence ATGGAAGTTAGCGCTCGTAATTCCTTAAAAGGAACTATTAAGAAAATTCACGCAGGAGCAGTCAACTCTGAGGTCACATTAGAAATTGTGCCTGGGGTGGAAGTAACTGCAATTATTACCAAGGAGTCGGTAGACCATCTCCAACTTCAAGAGGGAAAACAAGCGATCGCTGTGATTAAAGCGTCAGATGTCATAATTGCTACAAAATAG
- a CDS encoding CAAD domain-containing protein — protein MPTAVNYAAVESSELDTQPLLIPDNQPLPQRQQIGGKISAFLEQLPKYLGSFSTEYQMPIICFATIITATIAVKIILAVLDVINEIPQLNLVFELTGIGYLIWFVFRYLFKASTRQELAAQISFIQKEIVEGQDS, from the coding sequence ATGCCTACGGCGGTAAACTACGCAGCAGTTGAAAGTTCAGAGCTTGATACTCAACCATTGCTAATACCTGATAATCAACCATTACCTCAACGGCAGCAAATTGGCGGGAAAATCTCTGCATTTTTGGAGCAATTGCCTAAATACTTAGGTAGCTTTTCCACTGAGTACCAAATGCCAATTATTTGTTTTGCTACAATTATTACAGCGACTATTGCAGTTAAGATAATTCTAGCTGTATTAGATGTAATCAATGAAATTCCCCAGTTAAATCTAGTTTTTGAGTTGACTGGAATTGGTTACTTAATCTGGTTTGTTTTCCGATATCTATTTAAAGCTTCTACTCGACAAGAATTAGCTGCACAAATTAGTTTTATCCAAAAAGAAATTGTCGAGGGACAAGATTCATAA
- the tnpA gene encoding IS200/IS605 family transposase gives MARNSLRKGAHVVFDIHLHMVFVTKFRRLVFTKAMLADMEPIFVRVLTANQCILEEFNGEPDHVHLLINLHPDNNISDLMASLKSASSRILRQQYKSEIGKFYWGEKVKLWHDSKCVVSCGGAPLEIVNDYIKEQSGGKE, from the coding sequence GTGGCTAGAAATAGTTTAAGGAAAGGAGCGCACGTAGTTTTTGATATTCATCTACACATGGTTTTTGTAACTAAGTTTCGTAGGTTAGTTTTTACAAAAGCCATGCTTGCAGATATGGAGCCTATTTTTGTGCGGGTATTGACTGCTAATCAGTGCATCCTTGAGGAATTTAATGGAGAGCCTGACCATGTACACTTGCTTATCAACCTGCACCCAGACAACAATATTTCTGATTTGATGGCTTCACTTAAATCAGCTTCTAGCAGGATTTTGAGACAACAATACAAATCAGAAATAGGTAAGTTTTACTGGGGCGAAAAGGTTAAACTATGGCATGATTCTAAATGTGTGGTTTCGTGCGGTGGAGCGCCATTAGAAATAGTTAATGATTATATTAAAGAACAATCCGGCGGGAAAGAATGA
- a CDS encoding molybdopterin-binding protein has translation MQVSARNALKGTVKNIVVGSVNTEVTIEVAPGVEVTAIITKSSAENLKLTEGKEVHAIIKSSDVMIAVD, from the coding sequence ATGCAAGTTAGCGCTCGTAATGCTCTCAAAGGAACTGTAAAAAACATCGTCGTTGGCTCTGTAAATACTGAAGTAACGATAGAAGTAGCACCAGGGGTAGAGGTGACTGCAATTATTACCAAATCATCAGCAGAAAATCTCAAACTTACTGAAGGTAAAGAAGTCCACGCCATAATTAAATCATCAGACGTAATGATTGCCGTAGACTAA
- a CDS encoding PEP-CTERM sorting domain-containing protein yields the protein MLKTKFFQKPLMVILGLALATVSTAQPSKAATFTYEGDTTNEPIWRRVAPGNPPTLISGEKDGNLGMSVPYSVFDFTVDQSGLYNISGESEPTQPANRKWDIFLALYQDSFNPTEQLTNVLIANTTTNGSTVTFNRELLTGQKYFLVTTGRRVNDFGQFSNTISGSGQITPIPESDSISAMLVTGGITLLLYKRKLGLKISHF from the coding sequence ATGTTAAAAACAAAGTTTTTTCAAAAACCATTAATGGTTATTCTGGGGTTAGCATTAGCTACTGTTTCTACCGCTCAACCCTCCAAAGCTGCTACCTTTACTTATGAGGGAGATACAACAAATGAACCGATTTGGCGTCGTGTAGCACCAGGGAATCCTCCCACTCTCATCAGTGGTGAAAAAGATGGAAATTTGGGAATGAGTGTACCTTACAGTGTATTCGATTTTACGGTCGATCAATCAGGTTTATATAATATAAGTGGTGAATCTGAACCTACGCAACCTGCAAATAGAAAATGGGATATTTTCTTAGCTTTATATCAGGACAGTTTCAATCCTACTGAACAATTAACCAATGTTCTTATAGCAAATACTACTACTAATGGTAGTACTGTTACTTTCAACCGAGAACTCCTTACAGGACAGAAATACTTTTTAGTTACTACCGGTCGTCGAGTGAATGATTTTGGCCAGTTTAGCAACACAATAAGTGGTTCGGGTCAAATTACACCAATTCCTGAATCAGATTCAATATCTGCTATGTTAGTCACGGGTGGTATAACTTTACTACTGTATAAGCGAAAATTAGGTTTAAAAATATCGCATTTCTAA
- a CDS encoding transposase family protein, with protein MVFDYIEKYAHRTKQILGISYEQLQSLLRCAEKRHQDIKVKQEKQKIRINASGGGRPSKLSISEQVCLCLFYLRQMPTFQVLGMMFGVSKTEANDTFHYWIPILRDILPSSLLEQVSNNESDLLFVQEVLTNFRLLVDSLEQPIYRDSDQKEQQKYFSGKKRQHTLKSLMFGIPEGKDIVEVEVGSPGPTADINLFRKSQEKFDNSQPFAGDKGFQGGKNITTPHKKKPKRELSQQQKDENKALSSNRIFIEHLIRLLKIFRIASQRFRLKLETYEQIILTVCGLVRLRIGSLILPT; from the coding sequence ATGGTTTTCGATTATATCGAGAAATATGCACACCGGACAAAACAAATTTTAGGAATTAGTTACGAACAACTGCAATCACTGTTAAGATGTGCCGAAAAGCGACACCAAGACATCAAAGTGAAACAGGAGAAACAAAAAATTAGAATCAATGCGTCTGGAGGAGGTCGCCCAAGTAAGTTGTCAATAAGTGAGCAAGTCTGTTTATGCTTATTTTATCTAAGACAGATGCCAACATTTCAAGTATTAGGAATGATGTTTGGCGTTTCTAAGACAGAAGCTAACGACACTTTTCATTATTGGATACCAATACTGCGAGATATCTTACCCTCAAGTTTATTAGAGCAAGTCTCAAATAATGAAAGCGACTTACTCTTTGTTCAGGAAGTATTAACCAATTTTAGGCTATTAGTAGATAGCCTAGAACAGCCAATATATAGGGATTCTGACCAAAAAGAACAACAAAAATATTTTTCTGGGAAGAAGAGGCAACATACATTAAAAAGTTTAATGTTTGGAATACCAGAAGGTAAGGATATTGTGGAGGTAGAGGTTGGATCTCCTGGGCCAACAGCAGATATAAACTTATTCCGTAAGTCTCAAGAAAAATTTGATAACTCGCAACCTTTTGCGGGCGACAAAGGCTTTCAAGGAGGCAAAAACATTACAACTCCTCATAAGAAAAAACCAAAACGAGAATTAAGTCAACAGCAAAAAGATGAAAACAAGGCTTTGTCTAGTAATCGCATATTTATCGAGCATTTAATTCGTCTGCTTAAAATATTTCGGATTGCCTCACAGAGATTTCGATTGAAACTTGAGACTTATGAGCAAATTATCTTAACAGTTTGTGGTTTAGTTAGGCTTAGAATCGGTAGCTTAATTTTGCCAACTTAG
- a CDS encoding HesA/MoeB/ThiF family protein, with translation MNLTPSELERYHRQMMLPNFGEAGQKRLKSATVLVTGVGGLGGTSALYLAVAGVGRLILVRGGDLRLDDMNRQVLMTNDWVGKPRVFKARETLQAINPDIRVEAVHDYVTKENVDSLVQSADIAVDCAHNFTERNLLNQACVRWQKPMVEAAMDGMEAYLTTIIPGVTPCLSCLFPEKPDWDQRGFAVLGAVSGTLACLSALEVIKLITKFSEPLLSQLLTIDLMRTEFAKRHSYRDPSCLVCGSSSCSENS, from the coding sequence ATGAACTTAACACCCAGTGAGTTAGAACGCTATCACCGCCAAATGATGCTTCCCAATTTTGGAGAAGCAGGACAAAAGCGTTTGAAGTCTGCAACGGTTTTGGTTACAGGTGTAGGGGGATTAGGCGGCACGTCAGCACTTTATTTGGCAGTAGCAGGTGTTGGGCGGCTAATTCTAGTTCGGGGTGGTGACTTACGGCTAGATGATATGAATCGTCAGGTTCTGATGACAAATGATTGGGTAGGTAAGCCAAGAGTATTCAAAGCCAGAGAAACTCTGCAAGCTATTAATCCTGATATTCGGGTGGAAGCAGTTCATGATTACGTTACAAAAGAGAATGTAGACTCTTTAGTGCAATCTGCTGATATAGCTGTTGATTGCGCCCACAATTTCACAGAGCGGAACTTGCTCAACCAAGCTTGCGTGCGCTGGCAAAAACCAATGGTGGAAGCTGCAATGGACGGAATGGAAGCTTACCTAACGACGATTATTCCTGGTGTCACTCCTTGTCTATCATGCTTGTTCCCAGAAAAGCCGGATTGGGATCAGCGTGGGTTTGCGGTTCTCGGTGCTGTTTCTGGGACACTAGCTTGTCTTAGTGCATTAGAGGTAATAAAGCTGATTACTAAGTTTAGTGAACCCCTATTGTCACAACTGCTGACAATTGACTTAATGCGAACGGAATTTGCCAAACGACATTCTTATCGCGATCCTTCATGTCTGGTGTGTGGTAGCAGTTCTTGCTCGGAAAATTCGTAA
- a CDS encoding 2OG-Fe(II) oxygenase family protein → MLNLDAIDRTTMQSVPYSYAVIENLLPKAASLELAASFPQEQFRLSIGSGYGYLWSDMLASNEDIALIYKFCERASPELSDRWRDRIAQGRLSSNLVNLSSPWRQVIEELWTPAYRQALTQMSGVELKDCAMVIGFRRYNLGHCHRPHTDEPSKALTHLLFFNEQWPMDWGGCLRILLDEKPESIFQDIAPLSQFSAVIVRSDNSWHMVTPVASTALQCRLALRIAFFHNLDAGA, encoded by the coding sequence ATGCTAAATTTAGATGCCATTGATCGTACAACAATGCAATCAGTTCCATACAGTTATGCTGTGATAGAGAATTTGTTGCCCAAAGCAGCTAGCTTGGAACTTGCTGCCAGCTTTCCCCAGGAACAGTTTCGCTTATCAATAGGGTCAGGATATGGATATCTTTGGAGTGATATGCTTGCTAGTAATGAAGATATTGCTTTGATATACAAGTTTTGCGAACGCGCCAGCCCTGAGTTGTCAGATCGTTGGCGCGATCGCATTGCACAAGGTAGATTATCTTCTAATCTTGTTAATCTCAGCAGTCCTTGGCGACAAGTGATAGAAGAACTGTGGACACCTGCTTACCGCCAAGCCTTAACACAGATGTCTGGGGTGGAATTGAAAGACTGTGCAATGGTGATTGGGTTTCGTCGATATAATCTAGGTCACTGTCATCGCCCTCATACTGATGAACCATCGAAAGCTTTGACTCATTTGCTATTTTTCAATGAACAATGGCCTATGGACTGGGGTGGTTGTTTGCGAATTCTCCTTGACGAAAAACCAGAATCTATCTTCCAAGATATTGCACCACTGAGCCAGTTTTCGGCTGTGATTGTGCGCTCAGATAATTCTTGGCACATGGTAACTCCAGTAGCATCGACTGCACTACAGTGCCGATTGGCTCTCAGGATTGCTTTTTTTCACAATCTCGATGCAGGTGCTTAG